The genomic stretch ACCGTTTGTACGAGGTGGTGGGCGTTTACGGCGATACCATGAAAGAACTGATCCATGAAAAATTCGGCGACGGCATCATGAGTGCCATCGATTTCACCATGGACATCGAGAAGGAAGAGAATCCGAAGGGCGACCGTGTTGTGGTTACCATGAACGGGAAGTTCCTGCCTTACAAAGCCTGGTAATCATTTCGCCAGAAACTTCGGAGGGCCCGCCTTTGTAGCCTGTTGGTTGAGGGGCGGGCCTGCGGGGTGGCAGGTGGAGTTTTTCTTGGAAAAAGCAACTCGCTGCGCTCAGACATCTTTTTCCGGCGAAAAATCCACCTACCACCCCGCGCCGACGTGCAACTCAGGTTCACCGGCTTAAAGACGTTGTGTTTTCTCTTTTCTGCAGAAATATCGTTGCTGCCCGTCGGTAGGGGGTGGGGGTATTTTTTCTGACAGGGAAAAGGTGTCTGAGCGCAGCGAGTTCTTTTCCCCGAAGAAAAAATACCGCCACCCGCGTACCTGCCCGCCAGACCGAAGGCTACAAAAAGACTCTGCCCGCCAAATCTCAGGCTGCACGGATCACAACTCCGAGCTTAGGCCGAACGAGAACGAGCGACAGAACCAGCCGCGAGGGCAACCTCGGCAACGGTGTGAAGCTTCTCCAGTTGCGACTGCAACATGGCAATCGGCCGCGTACCCTCCAGCGTCAGCGCGATATTCAAATGCTCGCCGGCGGTTTCGACGGCCATGGTGGCAATCCGGAAGCCGCGGATGCGGACTACCTGGCAGAGCCGCTCCAGGGCGGCGGCTTCGTAGGTCATCCGGCAGTTGATGGTATAGCTGGGTGTCGAAGGTTGGCTCTGCGGGTTCATGCAACTTGCTCCTTGCTGGTTTTGGCGGTGCGGGCGGTTTCGTCGATCATGTCGGTATTGCTGGCGCCGGGTTTTACGATGGGCCAGACGTTCTCTTCACGGCTGATGGCAACGTGCAGCAGCATCGGGCCGTTGTAGGCCAGGATGGTTTCAATGCCGCGGCGGATCTGGTCGGTGCGTTCGATGTACAGGGCCGGGATGTCGAAGGCCCGGGCCATGGCAACGAAGTCGGGGTTGTCGTCCAGGTTAATCTGGCTTTCCCGGTTGTTGTAGAACAGCTCCTGCTGCTGGCGGACCATGCCCAGGCACTGGTTGTCCATGACGATCAGTTTTACCGGCAGATTGTAGCGGCGGATGGTAGCCAGTTCCTGAGCGTTCATCATGAAAGAGCCATCGCCGGTGACGTTGATGACGGTGCTGTTGCGATCCGCAAACTGGGCGCCGATGGCAGCAGGCAGGCCGAAGCCCATGGTGCCGAGGCCGCCGCTGGTCAGGTGATGGCGCGGGTGATCGAAGTCGTAGTGCTGGGCTACCCACATCTGGTGCTGGCCAACGTCGCAGGCGATCACGGTGTCGTCCGGGGCAATCCGGGAGAGTTGGCGGATAAACGCTGGGCCAGTTATTGGCGCCAGGGGCTCTTCGTTGTCGGCGGCGTGGAAGCCGCCTGTGGTGTACCAACTGCGGCACTGTTTCTGCCACTCACTGATGGCCAGTGGGTCGGCGTGCAATTCGCCCGCCAATGATTTCAGGATGTGGTTCAGATCACCGCGGATGGCCAGATCGGCATCGCGCAATTTGTTGATCTCGGCGGCATCGGCATCAATGTGGATCATCCTGGCATTGGGTGCAAAGCCGTCCAGTTTGCCGGTGGCGCGATCGTCCAGGCGGGCGCCGATGACCAGCAGCAGGTCGCACTCGTCGACGGCCTTGTTGGCGGCCCGGGAGCCGTGCATGCCCAGCATGCCGAGGTTGTAGGGGTTGTGTTTGCCGGGGTTGCCAATGCCCTTCAGCGTGACAACCGCCGGCAGGGCTGAGGACTCCGCAAAGGCCCGGAAGTTCTCCTCGGCGTGGCCCAGGCTGATACCTCCACCACTGTACAGCAGGGGCTTGCGAGCGGCGCGCAGCATCGCCAGGGCTTCCTTCAGGTCTGGCGAAGCCGGCTCATAGGGCTGAGCCTGGGGGAAGGGTGCATCGGCCACGTCGCTCAGCAACAGGTCCTTGGGGATATCAATCCAGACCGGTCCGGGGCGACCGCTCTGGGCCAGCTCGATCGCCTCTTCCATGATGATTGGCAGGCTGTCCGCATCATTGATCAGGTAACTGTGCTTTACGATACCCAGGGTCATGCCCAGTACGTCGGTTTCCTGGAAGGCGTCGGTGCCGATCAGGCCAGACGGCACCTGGCCGGTGATGACCAGCATGGGAATGGAATCCCGGTGGGCATTGGCAACACCGGTGATCAGGTTGGTGGCGCCGGGACCGGACGTGGCAATGCATACGCCCAGCTTGCCGCTGGCCCGGGCATAGCCATCGGCCGCCAGGGCGCATCCCTGCTCGTGGCGGCACAGCACGTGCTCCACGCCCACATCGTCCACCAGCGCGTCGTATAGCGGCATGATGCAGCCGCCCGGATACCCGAAGACCGTGCTGATGTTATGGCGGTGGAACGCTTCAAGAATGTGCTGTGCGCCGTTCATGGTCGTTTTTCCCTTTTCTTTTGCCGTAAAAAAGAAACCCCCGGGACCTTTCGGTGCCGGGGGTTTCTGGTGTCTTGTCAGGTTTGTCGCTATCTCACCCGCTTGTCCACGCAGAAGCCCCCGGACGGTACCACGACCACCAGGACTAGCTTCACAAGGACAATCACTGCGTTGAGATTCATAAAATCGACAGTCTGCTCTGAATTCGTAAAAAGATTCTGTGTAGAATCTACCCCACGTTTTTAGCCGGATGCAACCGTTAATTGCCGGTTTTTTCTGCCACCCTCGATTCAGGAACAGTGAGCATTCAATGACGAAAGCAAAATGGGGTTCTCTCGGACTGTCACTTCTGATCGTGATTGCGCTGGTAATCTGGATGGCGACTGGCGAGGTGAAGGTGGCCAGTGACGAGGCGCCGGAGCGTCAGGACAGCGGCGATGACCAGCTCACGACCGTGCAGGTGGAAACGCTTTCGGCACGGCTCCACGAGCCGGGGCTTATGCTCCAGGGCCAGCTGGAACCCTGGAGTTCGGTGATGCTGAGCGCCCAGGTGCCCGGGCGGGTGGAGTCCCTGGCAGTCGGGCTTGGAGAGCAGGTCCGGGAAGGCCAGACATTGCTTACGATTGCCGATGAAGGAAGGAGTGCAGCCGTTTTGCGCTGGCAGTCCCGGGTTCGGAAACTGGAGGCGGATCTTGCAGCCGCTCGCCGGCTGCGGGCCAGCAATCTTGCGGCGGAATCCGAGGTCCTGGCTCTGGAAAGCGAACTGGCTGCGGCCAATGCCGAGCTGACCAGCGCCCGCCAGGCAATCAGCCATCTCACCCCGGAGGCGCCATTTGACGGCACCATTAATCGCAAGTCGGTGGATACCGGTGATCTGGTGCAGGTGGGGTCACCTTTGTTTCAGCTGGTAAGGGTGGATCGCCTGAAAGCCACGGCGCAGATTCCCCAGCAGTCGGTGGGTGATGTGGCAACCGGCCAGGCGGTTCGTGTGGACCTGCTGGATGGCAGCCGTCTCTCGGGCATCGTGACTTTTGTGGCCAGCGCCGCCTCTCCGGAAACCC from Marinobacter adhaerens HP15 encodes the following:
- a CDS encoding ACT domain-containing protein gives rise to the protein MNPQSQPSTPSYTINCRMTYEAAALERLCQVVRIRGFRIATMAVETAGEHLNIALTLEGTRPIAMLQSQLEKLHTVAEVALAAGSVARSRSA
- the ilvG gene encoding acetolactate synthase 2 catalytic subunit — encoded protein: MNGAQHILEAFHRHNISTVFGYPGGCIMPLYDALVDDVGVEHVLCRHEQGCALAADGYARASGKLGVCIATSGPGATNLITGVANAHRDSIPMLVITGQVPSGLIGTDAFQETDVLGMTLGIVKHSYLINDADSLPIIMEEAIELAQSGRPGPVWIDIPKDLLLSDVADAPFPQAQPYEPASPDLKEALAMLRAARKPLLYSGGGISLGHAEENFRAFAESSALPAVVTLKGIGNPGKHNPYNLGMLGMHGSRAANKAVDECDLLLVIGARLDDRATGKLDGFAPNARMIHIDADAAEINKLRDADLAIRGDLNHILKSLAGELHADPLAISEWQKQCRSWYTTGGFHAADNEEPLAPITGPAFIRQLSRIAPDDTVIACDVGQHQMWVAQHYDFDHPRHHLTSGGLGTMGFGLPAAIGAQFADRNSTVINVTGDGSFMMNAQELATIRRYNLPVKLIVMDNQCLGMVRQQQELFYNNRESQINLDDNPDFVAMARAFDIPALYIERTDQIRRGIETILAYNGPMLLHVAISREENVWPIVKPGASNTDMIDETARTAKTSKEQVA
- a CDS encoding efflux RND transporter periplasmic adaptor subunit, whose product is MTKAKWGSLGLSLLIVIALVIWMATGEVKVASDEAPERQDSGDDQLTTVQVETLSARLHEPGLMLQGQLEPWSSVMLSAQVPGRVESLAVGLGEQVREGQTLLTIADEGRSAAVLRWQSRVRKLEADLAAARRLRASNLAAESEVLALESELAAANAELTSARQAISHLTPEAPFDGTINRKSVDTGDLVQVGSPLFQLVRVDRLKATAQIPQQSVGDVATGQAVRVDLLDGSRLSGIVTFVASAASPETRSFAVEIAVENPDRKRVAGGSASLRVALPEVKAMFISPAYLSLGDDGRPGVKYVNGENRVEFGEVKLLSVSTDGAWVTGLPDEIRLITRGGGFVSTGEQVVPVDAAEDRG